In Carettochelys insculpta isolate YL-2023 chromosome 21, ASM3395843v1, whole genome shotgun sequence, a single genomic region encodes these proteins:
- the CDC26 gene encoding anaphase-promoting complex subunit CDC26, with the protein MLRRKPTRLELKLDDIEEFESIRKDLESRKKQREEVDGVRASEGEGAIALSNDHKSREQMINDRIGYKPQPKPNNRSSQFGSFEF; encoded by the exons ATGCTGCGTCGGAAACCAACCCGCCTGGAGCTGAAACTCGATGATATAGAAGAGTTTGAGAGCATTAGAAAGGATCTTGAG AGTCGTAAGAAGCAGCGTGAAGAGGTGGATGGAGTGAGAGCCAGTGAAGGAGAAGGAGCCATCGCTCTGAGCAATGACCACAAGAGCCGAGAACAAATGATAAATGATCGAATTGGTTACAAACCTCAACCCAAACCCAACAACCGGTCCTCCCAgtttggaagctttgaattctaG
- the SLC31A1 gene encoding high affinity copper uptake protein 1 yields MSHNHQAHQMMNSSMAPTFEHHNLTSEHQHATTSPGHNHAEGMMMDMTFHFSYKNVPLLFSGLVINTPGEMAGAFVAVFLLAMFYEGLKIARESLLRKSQVSIRYNSMPVPGPNGTTLMETHKTVGQQMLSFPHLLQTVLHIIQVVVSYFLMLIFMTYNAYLCIAVAAGAGTGYFLFSWKKAVVVDITEHCH; encoded by the exons ATGTCTCACAATCACCAGGCACACCAAATGATGAACAGCTCCATGGCACCCACCTTTGAGCACCATAATCTGACCTCAGAACATCAACATGCTACAACATCGCCAGGGCACAATCATGCAGAAGGGATGATGATG GACATGACTTTCCACTTCAGCTACAAGAATGTGCCACTGCTGTTCTCGGGGCTGGTGATCAATACACCTGGAG AAATGGCAGGTGCTTTTGTGGCAGTCTTCTTGCTAGCCATGTTTTATGAGGGCCTCAAAATAGCCCGGGAGAGTCTGCTCCGTAAATCACAGGTCAGCATTCGCTACAACTCCATGCCTGTCCCAGGACCAAATGGCACCACTTTGATGGAGACACACAAAACAGTGGG ACAGCAGATGCTGAGTTTCCCTCACCTCCTACAGACAGTGCTGCATATCATACAGGTGGTGGTCAGCTACTTCCTCATGCTGATCTTTATGACTTACAATGCGTACCTCTGCATAGCTGTGGCAGCAGGCGCAGGCACCGGCTACTTCCTCTTCAGCTGGAAAAAGGCAGTCGTCGTGGATATCACGGAGCACTGCCATTAA